Proteins from a genomic interval of Candidatus Nanopelagicales bacterium:
- a CDS encoding DDE-type integrase/transposase/recombinase, with protein sequence MSGPIPARVSEATKAALLGLVAQAQRQGWTAAAACTYLDLPTRRYQRWRTRAVAGSLADARPGGHPVHGLLADEHAAIVAVFDQWADIDRSHRKLAHRGSYTGQFWASPSTVRRVLALSGKRFRPPRGGGAGAKRPVPNWVSWQPNRIWIYDTTHFTRAQMACVAVLDVVSRKWIATVVSAEETSVQVKLCFERALAAEGLDLVLDQRAAERAAGVHGPHLPILLAMSDNGPQMTSGDTAQFMAVSAIAQHFGRPGTPTDQAWVESHFGHVKGEHPHLAVIRDPATLRAELDVVRTHHNTVRLHEAIGYVTPDDEHEGRGETIRQARHDGMKRARLRRIASRQNDRQNQTAKRHPDGG encoded by the coding sequence TTGAGTGGCCCGATCCCAGCACGGGTATCTGAGGCCACGAAAGCGGCGTTGCTGGGTCTGGTCGCTCAGGCCCAGCGGCAGGGCTGGACCGCGGCGGCGGCATGCACCTACTTGGACCTGCCGACCCGGCGCTACCAGCGGTGGCGCACCCGAGCGGTCGCCGGTTCGCTGGCGGACGCCCGCCCGGGCGGGCACCCGGTGCATGGTCTGCTCGCCGACGAACACGCCGCGATCGTGGCGGTGTTCGACCAGTGGGCCGACATCGACCGCTCGCACCGCAAACTGGCTCACCGCGGCTCCTATACCGGCCAGTTTTGGGCGTCACCATCGACGGTGCGCCGCGTTTTGGCGTTATCCGGCAAGCGTTTCCGCCCCCCGCGCGGCGGCGGCGCCGGCGCGAAGCGGCCGGTACCGAACTGGGTGTCGTGGCAGCCAAACAGAATCTGGATTTACGACACGACGCACTTCACCCGCGCGCAGATGGCGTGTGTGGCTGTGCTCGACGTCGTGTCCAGGAAATGGATCGCCACCGTGGTCTCTGCCGAAGAAACCTCGGTGCAGGTGAAGCTGTGCTTCGAACGGGCCCTGGCCGCTGAAGGCCTGGACCTCGTCTTGGACCAACGCGCCGCTGAGAGGGCCGCCGGGGTGCACGGACCCCACCTGCCGATCCTGCTGGCCATGAGCGATAACGGCCCCCAGATGACCTCGGGCGACACCGCGCAGTTCATGGCCGTCAGCGCGATCGCCCAGCATTTCGGGCGACCCGGCACCCCCACCGACCAGGCCTGGGTGGAGTCCCACTTCGGCCACGTCAAAGGCGAACACCCCCACCTGGCCGTGATCCGAGACCCCGCCACCTTGCGCGCTGAACTCGACGTGGTGCGCACCCACCACAACACCGTGCGACTGCACGAAGCGATCGGCTACGTCACCCCCGACGACGAACACGAAGGCCGAGGAGAAACCATCCGCCAAGCCCGCCATGACGGGATGAAACGAGCCCGACTGCGCCGGATTGCATCCCGCCAAAACGACCGCCAGAATCAAACTGCCAAGAGGCACCCCGATGGTGGTTAG